Proteins encoded in a region of the Pseudomonas sp. GOM7 genome:
- a CDS encoding NAD(P)H-dependent flavin oxidoreductase, which yields MSLQHLLGTELPLIQAPMAGSQNHRLAAAVCQAGGLGSIPCAMLTPAALRQELEAMRSLTAGPFNLNFFSHVPPEPDAAREALWREALAPYYDELGVDVANIASGPGRLPFNDEAAELVEELRPAVVSFHFGLPEDTLLERVRRSGAKILSSATTLEEALWLQARGVDAVIAQGLEAGGHRGHFLDHDLSFQLGTFALLPQLADALSVPVIAAGGIADARGVAAAMALGAAGVQVGSAYLLCPEASTSPIHRAALQSPAACHTALTNLFSGRPARGIVNRLMRELGPLSTQAPEFPLATAAIAPLRAAAEAKGSGDFSPLWAGQNVTNCRPMPAAELTRELARGLA from the coding sequence ATGTCTCTGCAACACTTGCTAGGCACTGAACTACCCCTGATCCAGGCGCCGATGGCCGGCTCGCAGAATCATCGCCTGGCCGCTGCCGTATGCCAGGCCGGTGGCCTTGGTTCGATTCCCTGCGCCATGCTCACACCTGCCGCCCTGCGCCAGGAGCTGGAAGCGATGCGCAGCCTGACGGCTGGCCCGTTCAACCTGAACTTCTTCAGCCATGTGCCGCCAGAACCGGACGCCGCTCGCGAAGCACTCTGGCGCGAAGCGCTAGCGCCTTACTATGACGAGCTAGGTGTGGATGTGGCGAATATTGCCAGCGGGCCTGGACGCCTGCCGTTCAATGACGAGGCTGCCGAGCTGGTGGAGGAACTCCGCCCAGCCGTGGTGAGTTTCCATTTCGGTCTGCCAGAGGACACCTTGCTGGAGCGGGTACGCCGCAGTGGCGCGAAGATTCTCTCCAGCGCCACTACCCTGGAGGAGGCCCTGTGGCTGCAAGCGCGCGGCGTCGACGCGGTGATCGCCCAAGGGCTGGAAGCCGGCGGCCACCGCGGGCACTTTCTCGATCATGATCTGAGCTTCCAGCTCGGCACCTTCGCCCTGCTGCCGCAACTGGCGGATGCACTCTCGGTGCCGGTAATCGCCGCTGGCGGTATCGCCGACGCCCGTGGCGTGGCCGCCGCCATGGCCCTCGGCGCCGCCGGCGTGCAGGTGGGCAGCGCTTACCTGCTGTGCCCGGAAGCCAGCACTAGCCCTATCCACCGCGCCGCCCTGCAAAGCCCAGCCGCGTGCCATACCGCCCTGACCAACCTGTTCAGCGGTCGCCCGGCACGGGGCATCGTCAATCGCCTGATGCGCGAACTGGGGCCACTCAGCACGCAAGCGCCGGAATTCCCCCTGGCCACCGCCGCCATCGCCCCACTGCGCGCAGCGGCCGAAGCAAAGGGTAGCGGCGATTTCTCGCCGCTATGGGCCGGGCAGAACGTCACCAACTGCCGACCGATGCCTGCGGCGGAACTGACCCGTGAGCTAGCCCGAGGGCTTGCCTGA
- a CDS encoding 23S rRNA (adenine(2030)-N(6))-methyltransferase RlmJ, which translates to MNYRHAFHAGNHADVLKHLLLTRLIALLSKKEAPFAYLDSHAGLGLYDLQGDQASRTGEYLEGIGRLWQATQLPDAVEAYLEVVRAMNPDGELRYYPGSPEWARLLSREQDRLQLNEKHPEDGRLLKDNMRGDRRVAVHLGEGWHVPRALMPTREKRVLLLIDPPFEQADELQRCVEALNEAHGRMRQAIVAIWYPIKDERQLARFYRDLQKSAAPKLLRAELYVHAPDDATRLSGSGLVISNPPWGLEDELRQLLPWLADALGQSQGDWRLDWLIEEAASGKP; encoded by the coding sequence ATGAACTACCGCCACGCCTTCCATGCCGGCAATCACGCCGACGTGCTCAAGCATCTGCTGCTGACCCGCCTGATCGCCCTGCTGTCGAAAAAGGAGGCGCCATTCGCTTATCTCGACAGCCATGCAGGGCTTGGCCTGTACGATCTGCAAGGTGATCAGGCCAGCCGCACCGGCGAGTACCTGGAGGGCATCGGCCGGCTGTGGCAGGCCACGCAACTGCCGGATGCGGTGGAGGCCTATCTGGAGGTGGTGCGGGCGATGAACCCCGATGGTGAACTGCGCTACTACCCCGGCTCGCCGGAGTGGGCACGGCTGCTAAGCCGTGAGCAGGATCGCCTGCAGCTCAACGAGAAGCACCCTGAGGACGGCCGTCTGCTCAAGGACAATATGCGCGGCGACCGCCGCGTGGCTGTGCACCTGGGCGAGGGCTGGCACGTGCCACGGGCGCTGATGCCGACCCGTGAGAAGCGTGTGCTGCTGCTGATCGACCCACCCTTCGAGCAGGCCGACGAGCTGCAGCGCTGCGTCGAGGCGCTGAACGAGGCCCATGGGCGCATGCGCCAGGCCATCGTGGCGATTTGGTACCCGATCAAGGATGAGCGGCAACTGGCGCGCTTCTATCGCGACCTGCAGAAAAGTGCCGCGCCCAAGCTGTTGCGCGCCGAGTTGTACGTGCATGCACCGGACGATGCCACACGCCTGAGCGGCTCGGGCCTGGTGATCAGCAATCCGCCCTGGGGCCTGGAGGACGAACTCCGGCAACTGCTGCCGTGGTTGGCCGATGCGCTCGGCCAGAGCCAGGGCGACTGGCGCCTGGACTGGTTGATAGAAGAAGCCGCAAGCGGCAAGCCATAA
- a CDS encoding HD-GYP domain-containing protein: MSASPSYITPEQLCVGLYVQLDLSWWEHDFAFSNFKIKDEAQIRALRALKLKQLRYDPARSDCPPLPLGEEPPPAPIEEPQLDPETQARQVRAQKLRQLRTRLAEVDRRFIEASQRIKALNQTLRSRPEDAMRQAGAIVGEMVETLLGAPGVVLHGITGKAAEDSYYHALNVTVLSLLLGRQLGLDSEACHSLGLGALLHDIGKLEVPSKVLLKPEPLTRPEQQLLQMHTDFGLRMGQKLMLDDEVLRIIHEHHEHCDGSGYPRGLREAAIGRLSRLVAITNHFDGLCNPLDPRQALSPHEALALMFKQQRERFDEVALKAFVRVMGVYPPGSLVQLEDERYALVLGVNPTQALKPTLILYDAEVAKEEALIVDLTQEPRLAIARSLRPSQLPLDVLEYLSPRRNLSYHIEPNHKPG, translated from the coding sequence ATGTCCGCCAGCCCTTCCTACATCACGCCAGAACAGCTCTGTGTCGGCCTCTATGTGCAGTTGGATCTGAGCTGGTGGGAACATGACTTCGCCTTCAGCAATTTCAAGATCAAGGACGAAGCGCAGATCCGCGCCTTGCGCGCCCTCAAGCTCAAGCAACTGCGCTATGACCCGGCACGCAGCGACTGCCCGCCGCTGCCACTGGGTGAGGAACCGCCACCGGCACCCATCGAAGAACCGCAGCTCGATCCCGAAACCCAGGCCCGGCAAGTGCGGGCGCAGAAGCTGCGCCAGTTGCGCACCCGCCTGGCCGAAGTGGATCGCCGCTTCATCGAAGCCAGCCAGCGCATCAAGGCGCTCAACCAAACCCTGCGCAGCCGCCCCGAAGACGCCATGCGCCAGGCCGGCGCCATCGTCGGCGAGATGGTCGAAACCCTGCTCGGCGCCCCCGGCGTGGTGCTGCACGGCATCACCGGCAAGGCCGCCGAAGACAGCTACTACCACGCCCTCAACGTTACCGTCCTGTCCCTGCTGCTCGGTCGTCAGCTCGGCCTCGACAGCGAGGCCTGCCACAGCCTCGGCCTCGGTGCGCTGTTGCATGACATCGGCAAGCTGGAAGTACCCAGCAAGGTGCTGCTCAAGCCCGAACCGCTGACCCGCCCGGAGCAGCAACTGTTGCAGATGCATACCGACTTCGGCCTGCGCATGGGGCAAAAGCTGATGCTCGACGACGAAGTGCTGCGCATCATCCACGAGCACCACGAGCACTGCGACGGCAGCGGTTATCCACGTGGCCTGCGCGAAGCCGCCATCGGCCGTCTGAGCCGCCTGGTGGCCATCACCAATCATTTCGACGGCCTGTGCAACCCGCTCGATCCGCGTCAGGCGCTGAGCCCGCATGAGGCCCTGGCGCTGATGTTCAAGCAACAGCGCGAACGCTTCGACGAAGTGGCCTTGAAGGCCTTCGTCCGGGTCATGGGCGTCTACCCGCCCGGCAGCCTGGTGCAACTCGAAGACGAACGCTACGCCCTGGTGCTGGGGGTGAACCCGACTCAGGCGCTGAAACCGACGCTGATTCTCTACGATGCCGAGGTGGCCAAGGAAGAAGCGCTGATCGTCGACCTCACCCAGGAACCCAGACTGGCCATCGCCCGCAGCCTGCGCCCCTCGCAGCTACCGCTGGACGTGCTGGAATACCTCAGCCCACGACGCAACCTGAGCTATCACATCGAGCCCAATCACAAGCCGGGCTAA
- a CDS encoding putative motility protein — protein MELSSLPSQVSSQASSQIAAQMSLLLLRKTLELQASSITGLVQAAAPTSLASNPPNLGNSIDVMA, from the coding sequence GTGGAACTGAGCAGCCTACCCAGCCAGGTATCCAGCCAGGCCTCTTCGCAGATCGCCGCGCAGATGTCGCTTCTGCTGCTGCGCAAGACCCTGGAGCTGCAGGCCTCCAGCATCACCGGGCTGGTGCAGGCGGCGGCACCGACCAGCCTGGCGAGCAACCCGCCCAACCTGGGTAACAGCATCGACGTGATGGCCTGA
- the msrA gene encoding peptide-methionine (S)-S-oxide reductase MsrA, with translation MVLRSQILAHKLALPTPEQALPGRAEALPVADTHHVNGNPIKPPFPAGLQQAVFGLGCFWGAERRFWQQPGVFSTAVGYAGGFTPNPTYDEVCSGLTGHSEVVLVVFDPGQTSFEKLLKVFWEAHDPTQGMRQGNDRGTQYRSAIYCQDEAQLKAALASQARFQSELDKASIGAITTEIAKAPTFYYAETYHQQYLAKNPNGYCGLGGTGVCLPPDTPA, from the coding sequence ATGGTTCTGCGCTCCCAGATTCTCGCCCACAAGCTCGCCCTGCCGACACCCGAGCAAGCGCTGCCCGGCCGCGCCGAAGCCTTGCCGGTGGCCGACACCCACCACGTCAATGGCAACCCGATCAAGCCGCCCTTCCCGGCCGGCCTGCAGCAGGCGGTATTCGGCCTGGGCTGCTTCTGGGGTGCCGAGCGACGCTTCTGGCAACAGCCTGGCGTGTTCAGCACGGCAGTCGGCTATGCCGGCGGTTTCACCCCCAACCCGACCTACGATGAGGTCTGCTCCGGCCTCACCGGGCACAGCGAAGTGGTGCTGGTGGTGTTCGACCCAGGCCAGACCAGTTTCGAGAAACTGCTCAAGGTGTTCTGGGAAGCGCACGACCCCACCCAGGGCATGCGTCAAGGCAACGACCGGGGCACCCAGTACCGCTCGGCGATCTACTGCCAGGACGAAGCGCAACTGAAGGCAGCACTGGCCAGCCAGGCCCGCTTCCAGAGCGAGCTGGACAAGGCCAGTATAGGCGCCATCACCACCGAAATCGCCAAAGCACCGACCTTCTACTACGCCGAGACCTACCACCAGCAATATCTGGCGAAGAACCCCAATGGCTATTGCGGCCTGGGCGGAACAGGCGTATGTCTACCCCCTGACACCCCAGCATGA
- a CDS encoding putative bifunctional diguanylate cyclase/phosphodiesterase, translating into MKSRPDTGNRPVAEVVTQLPVPSRLGMLRFERLNEPSWSLLFLDATCEQVFGVSATDLCALVDAPYASLMEPEARYSLHDDIQRQLLRDHHYQVRYTLHTTHGPLELLEIGEPFKQRNRQLLRGYLQVIGEPDRLSPATAPALQLTDLALHDTLEHYQRTQHEHLEHLARSRTQQSLIVRLSRQRYVSATPLIEAAELITKAACELYGVARASIWRLNHHHLEPVAFYRSDLARHEQPAPIDARHFPKYLAALRSGRAIDAYNAQQDPRTDELKASYLLPSGITSLLDASIRVEGEVVGILCLEHTGSERIWQADEVAFAGELADQYAQVLVNQQKRDATQALHLFQRAVEQSASAFLLVDRDGRVEYVNPSFTAITLYSSEEVCGYRLSELSAMSNISDLLFNAESSLAEHNSWQGEFRSRRKNQEPYWGHLSISKVYGDDGELTHYIGIYEDITEAKLAQQRIERLAYTDNLTNLGNRPSFIRGLEERFARGSQQSLGLLLVDIDNFKRINDSLGHQTGDKLLSALARRLRNSLGTQGTLARFASNEFAILLDGCDQDSAYSVAHQVLQTLDKPLFVDNQLISITGSVGLALAPAHGGDPQTLMKHAGLALHKAKANGKHQVQMFTEALNAEANYKLFVENNLRRALTQSELEVFYQPKLCLKTGQLLGMEALLRWQHPEKGMIRPDQFISVAEETGLIIPIGKWVVRQACRMSRQIKAIGLGNLQVAINLSPKQFSDPDLVGSIAAILHEEQLDPRLLELELTESLLLEATDDTRHQLSRLKSLGLTLAMDDFGTGYSSLSYLKKFPIDVIKIDRSFIKDIPDNQDDMEITSAVIAMAHNLKLKVVAEGIETGAQLGFLRRQKCDVGQGYLFDKPIPGRELVESLRRYPCRPATATEQRV; encoded by the coding sequence ATGAAAAGCCGTCCCGATACTGGCAACCGCCCAGTAGCCGAGGTTGTGACGCAGTTGCCAGTGCCTTCGAGGCTCGGCATGTTGCGTTTCGAGCGCTTGAACGAGCCTAGTTGGTCATTACTGTTTCTCGACGCCACCTGCGAGCAGGTCTTCGGCGTCAGTGCCACGGATCTCTGCGCGCTGGTCGATGCGCCCTACGCCAGCCTGATGGAACCGGAAGCGCGCTACAGCCTGCATGACGACATTCAGCGCCAATTGCTCCGCGACCATCATTACCAGGTACGCTACACCCTGCATACCACGCATGGCCCGCTCGAACTGCTGGAAATTGGCGAACCCTTCAAACAACGCAACCGGCAGTTGTTACGTGGCTACCTGCAGGTCATCGGCGAACCGGATCGCCTGTCTCCTGCCACGGCTCCGGCCCTGCAACTGACCGACCTGGCCCTGCATGACACGCTGGAGCACTATCAGCGTACGCAGCATGAGCACCTCGAACACCTGGCTCGCTCACGCACACAACAGAGCCTGATCGTGCGCCTTTCCAGGCAGCGTTACGTATCTGCCACCCCCCTGATCGAAGCAGCCGAACTGATCACCAAGGCTGCCTGCGAGCTGTATGGCGTGGCCAGAGCCAGTATCTGGCGGCTCAATCACCATCACCTCGAACCCGTTGCCTTCTATCGCAGTGATCTGGCCAGGCACGAGCAACCCGCGCCGATCGATGCACGTCACTTTCCCAAGTACCTTGCGGCGCTGCGCAGCGGGCGTGCCATCGATGCCTACAACGCCCAGCAAGATCCGCGTACCGACGAGCTGAAAGCGTCCTACCTGCTGCCCAGCGGCATCACCTCGCTGCTCGACGCCAGCATACGCGTCGAGGGGGAAGTGGTCGGCATCCTGTGTCTCGAGCACACTGGCTCCGAGCGTATCTGGCAGGCCGATGAAGTGGCCTTCGCCGGCGAGCTGGCCGACCAGTACGCTCAGGTGCTGGTCAATCAGCAGAAGCGCGATGCCACTCAGGCCCTGCACCTGTTCCAGCGCGCCGTGGAACAGAGCGCCAGCGCCTTCTTGCTGGTCGACCGCGATGGCCGGGTGGAGTACGTCAACCCGAGCTTCACCGCCATTACCCTGTACAGCAGCGAAGAGGTCTGCGGTTATCGCCTGTCCGAGCTGTCGGCCATGAGCAACATCAGTGATCTGTTGTTCAACGCCGAATCCAGCCTGGCCGAACACAATAGCTGGCAGGGCGAGTTCCGCAGCCGTCGCAAGAATCAGGAGCCCTACTGGGGGCACCTGTCGATCTCCAAGGTGTATGGCGACGACGGCGAACTGACCCACTACATCGGCATCTATGAAGACATCACCGAGGCCAAGCTGGCTCAGCAGCGCATCGAGCGCCTGGCCTATACCGACAACCTGACCAACCTGGGCAACCGCCCGTCCTTCATTCGCGGCCTGGAAGAGCGCTTTGCTCGCGGCTCGCAGCAATCGCTCGGGCTGCTGCTGGTGGACATCGACAACTTCAAGCGGATCAACGACAGCCTCGGCCACCAGACCGGCGACAAGCTGCTCTCGGCCCTGGCTCGGCGCCTGCGCAACAGCTTGGGTACGCAAGGCACACTGGCCCGTTTCGCCAGCAACGAATTCGCCATTCTCCTCGATGGCTGTGATCAGGACAGCGCCTATAGCGTCGCCCACCAGGTGCTGCAAACCCTGGACAAGCCCCTGTTCGTCGACAACCAGCTAATCAGCATCACCGGCTCGGTGGGCCTGGCGCTCGCCCCGGCTCATGGCGGCGACCCGCAGACACTGATGAAGCATGCCGGCCTCGCGTTGCACAAGGCCAAGGCCAATGGCAAACACCAGGTGCAAATGTTCACCGAGGCGCTCAATGCCGAGGCCAACTACAAGCTTTTCGTCGAGAACAACCTGCGCCGAGCCCTGACTCAGAGCGAGCTGGAGGTCTTCTACCAACCCAAGCTGTGCCTCAAGACGGGTCAGTTGCTCGGCATGGAAGCCCTGCTGCGCTGGCAGCACCCGGAAAAAGGCATGATCCGCCCGGATCAGTTCATCAGCGTCGCCGAGGAAACCGGCCTGATCATCCCCATCGGCAAGTGGGTGGTACGCCAGGCCTGCCGCATGAGCCGGCAGATCAAGGCGATTGGTCTGGGCAACCTGCAGGTGGCGATCAACCTGTCACCCAAACAGTTTTCCGACCCGGATCTGGTCGGCTCCATTGCCGCCATCCTGCACGAGGAACAGCTCGACCCCAGGCTGCTGGAGCTGGAGCTGACCGAAAGCCTGCTGCTGGAAGCCACCGACGACACCCGCCACCAGCTCAGCCGCCTGAAGAGCCTGGGCCTGACCCTGGCCATGGACGACTTCGGCACCGGCTATTCCTCGCTCAGCTACCTGAAGAAATTCCCCATCGACGTGATCAAGATCGATCGCAGCTTCATCAAGGACATCCCGGACAACCAGGACGATATGGAAATCACCTCGGCGGTGATCGCCATGGCCCATAATCTCAAGCTCAAGGTAGTGGCCGAGGGCATCGAGACCGGCGCCCAGCTCGGCTTCCTGCGCCGGCAGAAGTGCGACGTCGGCCAGGGCTACCTGTTCGACAAGCCGATTCCTGGCCGCGAACTGGTCGAAAGCCTGCGCCGCTATCCTTGTCGGCCAGCGACTGCGACAGAGCAGCGCGTGTAA